The DNA window TGACGGTCACGGCAGCGTAGTTGGATGCGCGGATGTCTTGCGGATGCATGCCGAGAACGGCGCCGTTGCCCTGCATCGAACCGGTCACATAGGTGCGGCCGTCGACGTGCGACGACGATTTCATGTTACCCAAGGTAACGACGTTGAACTGATCGAAAATCTCTTGCTGGTTCAGCGAACCGGCCTGTGCTGGACCGGCGAGGAGCGCGGCCATGGCCAACGCGCTGAGTGCGAAATAACGGGACATTAAATTTCCTTAGCTTAAGAATAAATGCCGCTATGGCGGCACACAGATTACCAATTAACAACTCCAATTGCACGCAGTATATCATGAATTATTGCCTTTAATACATATATTTTTGATTTTAAACAACAACTGGTAGTTGCTACGCGATGCATGCCTGATCTCCCGCAGCAACACCGGCGCGTAACCGTGCATGCCGCCCGCCCCGCGATCACGCCACCATTCGTCGCCGGGTGGCGCCGGTCAACCCGCCCAAACAGCAGTTGATCGCAATCCCCGCCGGCGCCTCCGCGCTTTTGCTACAGTGGCCACATCGCAACACACCATGGAGACAAAACATGCGCAAGCCCACCACCGATTCCCTGTCCACCCTGCTCGACGAAATCTTCACCACCTGCATGCACATGCTGCGCCGCGCGGCCCGCCTGATCGGCGCCATGCCGCCGGCCGCGCTGCTGGGCGTGGCGCTGGCGCTGGCGCTGATCCTGGCCATCCTGCCGATGGCGATCGTGCTGTTCGCCGCCTTCATGCTGGTCAAGCTCGCGGTGCTCGGCTGCGTCATGGCCAAGCGCCGCCATCGCCACCGCAAGGAGCGCCTGCAATGAAAAAATCGCGGCTGGCCAAGGCCGGCTACGACAACGCCAAAAGCCTGCTCGACATCGTGCGCGAAATCGGCGAGACGGCCGCCAGCCTGTGGTGGCGCTTCTTCGACTGGCTCGCGCAGGTCGAATGGCGCAAGCTGATCATCATCTGGCTGCTGCTGTTGATCCTCGGCCTGACGCCGTTCGGCCTGCCCAAGCAGACGGTCGGCTTCATCCTGCTGTCGCTGGGCCTGAAGGTGCTGGCCGGCGGCAAGCGCAAGGCCGAGCTGGAGGCGCGCGACGCCACCAGCCACGCCGACGAGGAAGGCCTGGAGCGGCGCCTGGTGGAGGCGCGCATGGCCGCGCTGCAGGCGCAGGTCGAGCCGCACTTTTTGTTCAACACCCTGGCGCTGATCGGCCAGCTGATCGAAACCGATCCGCCGCAGGCGGCGCGCATCCACCAGAACCTGATCGACTACCTGCGCGCCACCCTGCCCCAGATGCGCGCCAGGGGCGCCGGCACCCTGGGACGGCAGATCGAAATGTCGCGCGCCTACCTGGCCATCATGCAGGCGCGCATGCGCGCGCGGCTGGCCGTCTCGGTCGACGTGCCGGAGCACATGCTCAGCGCCACCTTCCCGGTGATGATGCTGCAAATCCTGATCGAGAACGCCATCAAGCACGGCCTGGAGCCGAAGATCGACGGCGGCCGCATCGACATCCGCGCCAACGTCGACGGCCAGATGCTGCAGGTCGACGTCATCGACGACGGCATCGGCTTCAACGTCCACGCTGGCGACGGCCTGGGGCTGGCGAACGTGCGCGAGCGCCTGCGCATCCTGTACGGCCAGCGCGCGCAGCTGGTGATCGAGGCGCCGCTGACCGGCGGCACGCGCGCCAGCATCCGCGTGCCGTACGCGCCCGATATTTTCTCCGACGGGGCCAAATGAATCTGCCAATGAATCCGCACACGCCCCCGCAAACGAACCCGCAGCGCCGCGCCACCGCGCTGATCGCCGACGACGAGGAGCCGATGCGCGAACAGCTGCGCGCCCGCCTGCGCGAAGCGTGGCCGGGACTGGACATCGTGGCCGAGGCGGCCAACGGCATCGAGGCCGTGGCACTGGCCGGCCAGCACCAGCCCGACATCGTCTTCCTCGACATCCGCATGCCCGGCCTGTCCGGCATCGAGGCGGCGCGCATGCTGTTCAACCGCTGCCACCTGGTGTTCGTGACGGCCTACGACCAGTATGCGATCGAGGCCTTCGAACAGGGCGCGCTCGACTACCTGCTCAAGCCGGCCGGCGGCGAACGGCTCAAAACCACCTGCGCGCGGCTGCAAACGCTGATCGGCCGGCAGCCGTCCAACATCGAGCGTCAACTGGGCGCGCTGCTGGCGGCCCAAGGCAAGCCGGTCCGGCCCGACCCGGCCAAGCCCCAATACCTGCGCTGGATACAGGCGGTGGTCGGCGCCAACCTGCGCATGATCAGCACGCGCGAGGTGCTGTTCTTCCGCGCCGACGAAAAATACACGCGCGTCCAGACCGAGCAGTCGGAAGTATTGATACGCAAGACACTCAAGGAGCTGGCAGACGAGCTGGACCCGGACGAGTTCTGGCGCATCCACCGCTCGACGCTGGTGCGGGTGGACGCCATCGAGGGCGTCACGCGCGACCTGCGCGGCC is part of the Oxalobacteraceae bacterium OTU3CAMAD1 genome and encodes:
- a CDS encoding histidine kinase gives rise to the protein MKKSRLAKAGYDNAKSLLDIVREIGETAASLWWRFFDWLAQVEWRKLIIIWLLLLILGLTPFGLPKQTVGFILLSLGLKVLAGGKRKAELEARDATSHADEEGLERRLVEARMAALQAQVEPHFLFNTLALIGQLIETDPPQAARIHQNLIDYLRATLPQMRARGAGTLGRQIEMSRAYLAIMQARMRARLAVSVDVPEHMLSATFPVMMLQILIENAIKHGLEPKIDGGRIDIRANVDGQMLQVDVIDDGIGFNVHAGDGLGLANVRERLRILYGQRAQLVIEAPLTGGTRASIRVPYAPDIFSDGAK
- a CDS encoding LytTR family DNA-binding domain-containing protein is translated as MNLPMNPHTPPQTNPQRRATALIADDEEPMREQLRARLREAWPGLDIVAEAANGIEAVALAGQHQPDIVFLDIRMPGLSGIEAARMLFNRCHLVFVTAYDQYAIEAFEQGALDYLLKPAGGERLKTTCARLQTLIGRQPSNIERQLGALLAAQGKPVRPDPAKPQYLRWIQAVVGANLRMISTREVLFFRADEKYTRVQTEQSEVLIRKTLKELADELDPDEFWRIHRSTLVRVDAIEGVTRDLRGRQMVKIRNFSEQLEVSRGNTHLFQQM